DNA from Bradyrhizobium diazoefficiens USDA 110:
CCATAAGTTCAACGTCACATCCGTCGACCAGGACCGACTAGACCTTCGTCTCGCCTTCCTCGAGTACGTCAACACGTTTTCGGGCGGGACCTTGAAGGCGCGCATAGGACGACAGGACTTCGCCTTCGACCTTCAGCGCTTCGTATCGTCGCGGGATGGTCCCAACGTCAGACAATCATTCGATGCGATCTGGGCCGACTGGGAAACCGGCGTCTGGCGCTTCATCGGTTTCGTCAGCCGTCCGGTGCAATACTTTGATGGGCGCCCCTTCGACGATACATCGAACGACAACTTCCGGTTCAGCACGTTGAGGGTCGAGCGCAAGGTGTTCGGCGATAATGAGCTGTCCGGCTATTATTCGCTCTACGAACGGAGCAATGCCAGATACCTCGACGCTTCTGGCGACGAGCACCGGCATGTCTTCGATGCCCGCTTCGCGGGCAATGCCCAACACTTCGATTGGGACCTCGAGGCCATGGGACAGGTGGGCCAGGTCGGTACGAAGGACATTCGCGCTTGGGCCGTAGGTGCGCGGACGGGATATACGTTCGCGAACGCGCCGTGGCAGCCTCGCCTGGGTGTCCAGTTCGATGCTGCCTCCGGAGACCGCCGTCCCGCGGACGGAACGCTGGGTACGTTCAACCCGCTCTTCCCGAACGGCTATTACTTCACGCTGGCCGGTTACACGGGTTACGTGAACCTGATGCACCTCAAGCCGTCCATAACCGTCAGTCCGGCGGACCGGCTGAAGGTGATGGCAGCGATCGGCTTGCAATGGCGCGAAACGACCGCCGATGCGATCTACGTCCAGCCCAACGTGCCGATCGTGGGGACCGCCGGCAAGGGAAGCAATTGGACGGGAGCGTACGGACAGTTCCGCGTCGACTACGCCTTCAACGACCATCTGACTGGAGCCATCGAAGCGGTGCATTTCGACGTCGGGGACACCATCATCCGCGCCGGCGGACACACCAGCAACTACGTCGGCGTCCAGCTTCAATACGGTTGGTGACATGCCTCGCAATATACTTTTGCTTCCGCTCCTGATGAGCCTGAATGCGGGCCTCGTTGATACCGCGGGCTTTCTCGCGCTCCAGGGGCTGTTCACGGCGCATGTCACCGGCAACTTCGTTACCTTCGGCGCGGCCATCGTGTTGGGAACAT
Protein-coding regions in this window:
- a CDS encoding alginate export family protein, which produces MPDRARLRGFWIVLSIAAFGAGVDSAFADDGDATLPKRPAIQANRWAEDWSVLADPRLRTEPFDELKYIPLWATDPKSYISLGATLRERFEYNNAAGFGTGNTPADSYLLQRLQVHADVHFNENWRAFIQLEDDRSFHKFNVTSVDQDRLDLRLAFLEYVNTFSGGTLKARIGRQDFAFDLQRFVSSRDGPNVRQSFDAIWADWETGVWRFIGFVSRPVQYFDGRPFDDTSNDNFRFSTLRVERKVFGDNELSGYYSLYERSNARYLDASGDEHRHVFDARFAGNAQHFDWDLEAMGQVGQVGTKDIRAWAVGARTGYTFANAPWQPRLGVQFDAASGDRRPADGTLGTFNPLFPNGYYFTLAGYTGYVNLMHLKPSITVSPADRLKVMAAIGLQWRETTADAIYVQPNVPIVGTAGKGSNWTGAYGQFRVDYAFNDHLTGAIEAVHFDVGDTIIRAGGHTSNYVGVQLQYGW